The genomic segment GCCCGCCCCTCCCGGATGGAATTGATAGATCGCATCCGGTGCCAGCGACCGGATGCGGGCGATCTCCACCGAGAAATCGGACTGGTCGAGCTTGGTGTAGACCTCTGCGAGCAGTTCGCCCTTGAAGGTGCGCTTGAAGCCGGCGATTGCATCGCGTCCCGCCTGATAGTTCGGCGCAAGCGCCACCACACGCTTGAAGCCCAGCTCGTTGGCCGCGACGCCGCCGGCCGTGTGGTAGGCGTCGTTCTGGTAGGAGGCGACGAAGTAGTTGGGATCGCACTTCTCTCCGGCGAAGATGGAAGGACCGGGGTTGGCGCTGACGTAGAAGTACCCCGCCTTGGTCACGCTGGGCACCACCGCCGCCAGCACATTGGAGAAGTTCACCCCGGTGTACAGGCGCACACCCGACTGCACCAGACGGTCAGCGGCCTGCTTGGCATTGGCGGGCTTGAGTCCGTCATCTTCAACGACCAGTTCAACGGGGATGCCGCCAAGCTTTCCCCCGCCCTGCTTGACGGCCAGCAGAAAGCCGTCGCGCAGATCCTCGCCAATGTAGCCCGCAGGCGTCGACAAGGTGGTGATAAAGCCAATCTTGACAGGCTCTGCAGCAGCGGCGGCGCCAGCGAGAACGCATGTCATGGCAGACAGATGCAGTTTATTGAGCATGGGAAATCCTCCAGGTTGGAAACGACTCGAAGGCGAACCATCGCCTCAGCACAGAGCAGCGAATGCGAGGCATGCGAGAGGCCTTCACGACACGGACCACCGATGACCACCGGGAAGCGGCCGGGCTGCGCGAGCGCAGTGCCGATGCTCGTCGCCAGACCCAGGCCGATCGACTGGAACGCCTGCGTGAAGGCGAAGCTGTTTTCGTCGGGCACGCGCAGGTACATGCTCGGATAGCCCATGAAGTTGCCGGAATCCACGCCAACGACTCGATCCGTCGGGATCAGGTCATCGAGCACGATGGACAGCGTGCGCGGATCGATCTTGGCCGTGGTGCCGGTGTCGTCATAGGGCGTGTCGCGCCACAGGATGGCGGCGTCGATGCGCTGCAGCTGCGGCGTGCGGTAGCCTCGGCGGCGATGCCCTTGTGTGCGCAGCCGCTCGGAGGTGGCCTGCGCCGTGGCGGCGACGTCCCCCACGATCCCCGGCGCGACCGTGCGGTTCCGGCCAATGGCCTCGACGTCCAGGCCCACCTGCACCAGCCGAACGTCCTTGCCCAGCAGGCGCCCATGGCCGGTGGTCCACATGTTGAGCGCCGAGCCCCGGCCCACCACGACATCCGCGCCGGCGATCAGTTCGGCCGTCAAGGGCGAGGAGAAGCCGCCGGCCACGTCGATGGCCCAGGGCTGGCCGGCGAACAGGCCCTTGGCGACGGCACCTTCGGCCAGCAGCGCCCCTACGTCGTCGGCCAGTGCGAGCAGCGCTGCGCGGGCCGCCGTGCCCCGGCCGCCGCGGCCCGCGATGAAGACCGGCCGCTCGGCCGTCTTCAGCAGCTCCGCCAGCGCCTCGATGCTCTGCGGCGCCGCCTGGGGCCGGGCCAGGGCCGCCACCGGATCGACGCTTGCCAGTTGGCCCCTCTCCAGCGTCTCGCTCTGGATGTGCAGCGGAAGGTTCAGCAGCACGGTGCGTCGGTCGCGCAGCGCCAGGGCATACGCGGCCCGGGTGTCGGCCAGCGCCGTGGCGGCCGAGCGAAGCCGCAGGCTGACGGCCCCCACCGAGCGGGCGAGTCCGTCCTGGTCCATGTAGAAATTCGAGGCGGAATCGGCCGTCTCCCCGCTCACCACCAGCAGCG from the Verminephrobacter eiseniae EF01-2 genome contains:
- a CDS encoding thiamine pyrophosphate-binding protein, with the translated sequence MTISVGTGIGLALARLVSRHRSSVGPRWPSKRIAALHRLPIRSVLAARCALRCAPMAARSLRHLIGDATLGIRRAFGVVGSGNFHFTNGLIDGGVQFVAARHEGGAATMADAYARMSGEVAVVSVHQGCLTNAITGIGEAAKSRTPLLVVSGETADSASNFYMDQDGLARSVGAVSLRLRSAATALADTRAAYALALRDRRTVLLNLPLHIQSETLERGQLASVDPVAALARPQAAPQSIEALAELLKTAERPVFIAGRGGRGTAARAALLALADDVGALLAEGAVAKGLFAGQPWAIDVAGGFSSPLTAELIAGADVVVGRGSALNMWTTGHGRLLGKDVRLVQVGLDVEAIGRNRTVAPGIVGDVAATAQATSERLRTQGHRRRGYRTPQLQRIDAAILWRDTPYDDTGTTAKIDPRTLSIVLDDLIPTDRVVGVDSGNFMGYPSMYLRVPDENSFAFTQAFQSIGLGLATSIGTALAQPGRFPVVIGGPCREGLSHASHSLLCAEAMVRLRVVSNLEDFPCSINCICLP
- a CDS encoding ABC transporter substrate-binding protein; this encodes MLNKLHLSAMTCVLAGAAAAAEPVKIGFITTLSTPAGYIGEDLRDGFLLAVKQGGGKLGGIPVELVVEDDGLKPANAKQAADRLVQSGVRLYTGVNFSNVLAAVVPSVTKAGYFYVSANPGPSIFAGEKCDPNYFVASYQNDAYHTAGGVAANELGFKRVVALAPNYQAGRDAIAGFKRTFKGELLAEVYTKLDQSDFSVEIARIRSLAPDAIYQFHPGGAGINFAKQYGNAGLGKSIPMVMPGFSMDARMLSATGSASEGFYTTGIWSVAMDNPASQKFVQDFKSAYGRIPTDYAMQAYDTAQWIASGLKAAGGELAKADAFRTALRKADFQSLRGKFALNTNQHPIQDLYLMRIEKGADGELAPKVVRKIVSDDRDSYAANCKMPS